CCGGCGGTCAGCGGCTCAGGAACGTTCGCAATAACATACACGTATCCGGATCCGTTGAGTGGTTGCATTAATTCGGTTACTGAAACAATTCAGGTAAACCCATTGCCTGTAGTTTCCTTTGCACCCATAGCTCCGGTGTGTGTCTATTCACAGGCATTCACGCTTGGGGGCGGAACTCCTGCAGGAGGCATATTCGCCGGCCCCGGAGTGAGCGGTACAACCTTTGACCCTGCGATAGCGGGAGTGGGTACCCACAGCCTTACCTACACTTTTACGGATTCGTTTACAGGATGTGTTAATGAAGCGAACCAATCTATAATTGTGAAATCTGCTTTGGCGATGTCAACGCTACCCTCGTATATTTCAATATGTCCGGGTGCATCGGCAAACCTGAGTGCATCGGGTGCGCTGAATTATTCGTGGATGCCGTCAGCCGGCCTTTCTACAACAGCATCATCTTTTGTGACGGCCACACCTCAATCTACAACAACCTATACAGTACTTGGAACAGATGCGGTTGGGTGCACGGGTTCGGCTATTGCTACCGTAAATGTTTATCCTCCGGTAAATATTAATACCACCGCCGAGCCAATGGATGGCTGTATGCCTTTAACGGTAAGATTTTCATACAATGTGTCGCCGAATGATTCGTCTGCAGTCTGGATGTTTGATGACCCGTATTCGGGCAATAATACAGCAACAGGAAGTTCGCCTGTTCACACCTTTGAAAATGCCGGCTCTTATCATCCGGTTATAACCGTAGTATCCTATTATGGCTGTTTTGGAACGTCGGGAGTAACCGTAAATGCTTACAGACCGCCCATTGCCGACTTCTACCCAAACCCTGAACTTGTGGATATGACATATCCGCTCATTGATTTTATTGACCAATCAGTGTCGGCAAATCGCTGGTACTGGGATTTTGGTGATCCGGCAAGTATCGGTAATAATAATTCTGAGCTACAGTCGCCATCGCATACATATGTTTCCGAAGGTATTCACGAAGTAAAACTCATTGTAGAAAGCGGGCACAACTGTGATGATACCATTATTAAAACGGTTGAGGTGCTGCCGGAAATGCTGGTGTTTATTCCCAATGCCGTTTCGCCCAATGGCGATGGAATCAATGATGTTTGGAAACCGGTTTTTACGAATACGGATGCAAAGGCTTACTCACTTCATCTTTATGACGGTTGGGGTAAGGAATTATGGAAAACCACAAATCCTGCAGAGGCATGGGACTGCTCTTTTAACGGTGAAACTGTGAAAGAAGGAGTGTATGTATGGATAGTGTTTTTCAGAGATCCTCGTGGCAAAGATTATAAACGTACCGGAATAGTTTCAGTGCTTCCATAGAGATACAAAATGAATACCATTATAATAATAATACTCACAATTAAAACTTAAAACAAATGAGAACAACAACAATTTTCCTGATCGCAATTGCCTTGATTTTTACAAGCTGCAAAAAGAAAAACGACATTTCTCCTGTTACGGATTCCGGTGGCAGCCAGCACCCAAATTGTGGCATGGTACCACAGCAGCTGCAGTATGTTGGTGTATTAGAATTTGTACCTGGATGTCCTTGTGCGGATTCGACAGTGAATGCTGAATTGACGAAAATTCTTAGTTACGAGCCCGTTTGGCCAGTTCCCGTAATTTGCAAAAAGTATATAACCGATGACTCACTTTACGCGAGGATGTTTAGAATTTATTCTGATTCTGTGGTTTTTATTATCAATGATCAGCCATGTTTCTATCAGCAGATTGAAAGCTCTATTGATGCTGTGTTATCAAGAACACCGGAAGCCCAGTCAAATTTCAGCATGAAAAAAGACGGGCAGAATATAAGCGTAACTGTCACGACGAAGTTTTTCAATAGTGAGAGTAATGCCGATTATTATCTGGCGGCGTATGCCCTTGAAGATAATATTCCTTATGGTAAACGTAAAATCAGTCATATGTTGCGTGCTGCAAGTGTTGATAATGATGCATTAGGAGAGAAAATAGTTTCAGGTTCGGTAACTGCAGGAACCGAAATAACAAAGGAATACACGATTCACTGCCCTGCAGTTTGCAACATGTCCAACATGACCGTTGCCACATTTATATGGAAAAAAGTGAATGGTGTCGTGACTTTTGTGAATGCTTTCGAAAAAAAATAGCGCAACATCACATTGTAAAAACATTCTTGAATTAAAACTTAAAACAAATGAGAACAACATCAATTTTCCTGATTGCAATTGCCTTGATTTTTGCAGGCTGCAAAAAGAAAGACATTTCCGATAACGCCAGTCAAAGCGATGGTTCCGGAACTCAAGGACAAAACATAAACCCGGAACAACGGCAAAATGCCCTGGTGCTGGAATATACAGCCACATGGTGCCCATATTGCGGCGCCTGGGGGCATGATTCATTAACTGGTATTACAAATCATAACGGCGATCGAGTTGTACCGGTTGTTTGCCATGTCGACGATGGGTTGACATCACCCTGTTATAATGGATTAAGTGCTAACTATCCGGATGATCAGGGAATTCCGAATTTTATAATTAATGAAGACAGATTTTTGTATGAGTATCAACCCTCTATTAATAGCGTACTTCAAAGGACACCGGTGGCGCAAACTAATTTTATAATTAAGAAAAGCGGACAGAGTATCAACCTTACAACTCAGACAAAATTCTTTACTGCTGTGAGTGGCGCCGATTATTACCTTGCTATGTACGCTTTGGAGGATGGAATTGATGGTGCTTCCGGTCCGTATAAGCAAGTCATTGCAAGCAGCCATCCGGCCGTGCCAAACTATAAGCACAACCATACGCTAAGGGCTGCCAGTTGTAACAACAGTGCGTTAGGTGCAATGATTGTTTGCGGTACAGCTGCATCGGGCACCACAATTAATAGTGAATATACAATTAATTGTCCTTCAGACTGCAATATGGCGAATATGACGGTGGCTGCAATTATCTGGAAAAAAGTGGGGGGTGTCGTGACTTTTGTAAATGCTTTTGAAAAAAAATAAATATGGTATGCGCTCTTTAACAAAAATGGTCCCGGTAATAAAATCAACCTTTATTGCGTTGGTTTTATTACTGGCTTTTGGTAAAATATCCGTTTGTCAGAACGATACGGCATTTTGGTTTGCAGCACCGGAGGTGTCGTCAAATGCCCTGAATTACGATAAGCCTATTGTACTTCATTTTTCGACAACGAACCTCCCGGCAAATGTCACTGTTTCGCAACCTGCAAATGCCGCATTTGCACCAATAATCGTGAATATTCCTGCAAGTTCAACGATATCGGTTGATCTTACAAATTTTATCGGGAGCATTGAAAATACCCCTGCAAACTGTGTTTTGAATTATGGTTTACATATCACCTCCAGTGAAAAAATAACAGCCCATTACGAAGTCGTGAGCAGCTATTGCAACTGCAACCCTGAGATATTTTCCCTGAAAGGAAGAAATGCGCTGGGCGACAGTTTCATGATTCCTTCACAAACCTATTATTCAAATGGGACTTATAATCCAGTGCCATATTCCTCTTTTGATATTGTAGCAACTGAGAATGGGACTACTGTTGTTGTCACTCCATCAAATAATGTTGTAGGGCATCCTGCAGGTGTTTCATTTAATATAAATCTGAACAGAGGGCAGACATGGTCAGGTACCGCTACAAGCCAGTTGCCTTCAGGGCATTTGCAGGGATCGGTGGTTACCTCCAATAAACCAATTGCGATAACAATTAAGGATGATTTGATTGGAAGTCCCGGTGGCGGAAGGGATTTAGCGGGTGATCAGATTGTCCCTGTATCGCTTACAGGCACAGAATATATAGTTGTGAAAGGATGACTTAATTATGGGACAACTTACATGGAAAGAGTTTCTGTG
The window above is part of the Bacteroidota bacterium genome. Proteins encoded here:
- a CDS encoding Omp28-related outer membrane protein codes for the protein MRTTSIFLIAIALIFAGCKKKDISDNASQSDGSGTQGQNINPEQRQNALVLEYTATWCPYCGAWGHDSLTGITNHNGDRVVPVVCHVDDGLTSPCYNGLSANYPDDQGIPNFIINEDRFLYEYQPSINSVLQRTPVAQTNFIIKKSGQSINLTTQTKFFTAVSGADYYLAMYALEDGIDGASGPYKQVIASSHPAVPNYKHNHTLRAASCNNSALGAMIVCGTAASGTTINSEYTINCPSDCNMANMTVAAIIWKKVGGVVTFVNAFEKK